A part of Leifsonia xyli subsp. xyli str. CTCB07 genomic DNA contains:
- the fdxA gene encoding ferredoxin, with amino-acid sequence MTYVIALPCVDVKDRACIDECPVDCIYEGERSLYIHPDECVDCGACEPVCPVEAIYYEDDLPEEWADYYKANVEFFDDIGSPGGAAKVGVIAKDHPIIAALPPQAH; translated from the coding sequence GTGACCTATGTCATCGCCCTCCCGTGCGTCGATGTGAAAGACCGGGCCTGTATCGACGAGTGCCCTGTCGACTGCATCTACGAGGGTGAACGGTCCCTGTACATCCACCCCGACGAGTGCGTCGACTGCGGCGCCTGCGAGCCGGTCTGCCCGGTCGAGGCCATCTACTACGAAGACGACCTCCCCGAAGAGTGGGCCGACTACTACAAGGCCAATGTCGAGTTCTTTGACGACATCGGCTCGCCCGGCGGCGCAGCCAAGGTGGGCGTCATCGCGAAGGACCACCCGATCATCGCCGCGCTCCCGCCCCAGGCACACTGA
- a CDS encoding aldo/keto reductase, whose translation MPQLLPLRLLETVGIRLPSAQAVAAAAESPAVGSDAATARAVANPRPAVPVSSVHEPTTASPSPAGEPSAAIGGPTDIDPGLESTRPLSIIAPRRIGESDLAVHPLSLGASVFGWTADGDTSLAILDRFAAAGGDFIDTADSYVGGRSEVLIGHWMRKRGNRDDLVVATKVGRHHENLGLGPVSIVRAVESSLERLQTDRIDLLYFHDDDPDIPLEDSLATAEWLIETGKVRYLAASNFSADRLIEARILVSSGLPKFVAIQTQYNLMHRAEFESALRIVAAAQGLAVMPRHALANGFLTGKYRSKGDLTAGARSVRASAYVNRRGLRVLAVLDRIAAEQGVAPASIAIAWLLVKRTIVAPVASASRPEQVDALLAAAGVRLSRTQMRELDRVSD comes from the coding sequence ATGCCACAGCTGCTTCCCCTGCGTCTGCTCGAGACCGTCGGCATCCGTCTGCCCTCCGCACAGGCCGTTGCAGCGGCGGCGGAAAGCCCGGCTGTCGGGAGCGACGCGGCGACAGCGCGGGCCGTGGCGAACCCACGGCCCGCCGTTCCCGTGTCCTCCGTCCACGAGCCGACCACCGCTTCCCCCTCGCCCGCCGGCGAGCCCTCCGCCGCCATCGGCGGTCCGACCGACATCGACCCCGGTTTGGAGTCCACCCGCCCGCTCTCGATCATCGCGCCCCGGCGCATCGGCGAGTCCGACCTCGCGGTCCACCCGCTCTCCCTCGGCGCCAGCGTCTTCGGCTGGACGGCCGACGGCGATACCTCCCTCGCCATCCTCGATCGGTTCGCCGCGGCCGGCGGCGATTTCATCGACACGGCCGACAGCTACGTCGGCGGTCGCAGCGAAGTGCTGATCGGCCATTGGATGCGCAAGCGCGGCAACCGCGACGACCTCGTCGTCGCCACCAAAGTCGGCCGCCACCACGAGAACCTCGGCCTCGGCCCGGTCAGTATCGTCCGCGCCGTCGAGTCCTCGCTGGAGCGTCTACAGACCGATCGCATCGACCTGCTCTACTTCCACGACGATGACCCCGACATCCCCCTGGAGGACAGCCTCGCAACGGCCGAGTGGCTGATCGAGACCGGGAAGGTCCGTTATCTCGCCGCCTCGAACTTCAGCGCCGATCGGCTGATCGAGGCGCGCATCCTGGTCTCCTCCGGTCTCCCGAAGTTCGTGGCGATCCAGACCCAGTACAACCTCATGCACCGTGCCGAATTCGAGAGTGCGCTGCGCATCGTCGCCGCGGCGCAGGGCCTCGCGGTCATGCCCCGCCACGCTCTCGCCAACGGTTTCCTGACGGGTAAGTATCGCTCGAAGGGCGATCTGACCGCCGGCGCCCGGAGCGTGCGCGCGTCGGCGTACGTCAACCGCCGGGGGCTGCGCGTCCTGGCTGTGCTCGACCGCATCGCCGCCGAGCAGGGCGTCGCTCCGGCGAGCATCGCCATCGCCTGGCTGCTCGTCAAGCGCACGATCGTCGCCCCGGTCGCGAGCGCCAGCCGTCCGGAGCAGGTCGACGCCCTGCTCGCCGCCGCCGGTGTCCGCCTCTCGCGCACTCAGATGCGGGAGCTGGACCGCGTCTCGGATTAG
- a CDS encoding penicillin acylase family protein produces MNAYLAGHRGAEISLEYAVLGLQNPGYSPAKWTPADSVAWLKAMAWDLRSNLEDEIDRALLSTTLTAQQVAELHPGYDYAAHPTITELGSGAAEPGAGGAPGTVRAGGAGGNETDRNRADGRTRSATDGQAGTLATVPVADYRDGLQQVATSLAALPKPMGPAGTDISSNSWVVSEDHTATGKPLLANDPHLGASMPSVWYQIGLRCARVTAEFPFAVSGFGFSGFPGVVIGHNERIAWGFTNLGPDVADLYVERVDSNTNTYEYDGAQIPLTIRSEYQLSLQWTALTPGPTPSAIFAFDTARDWPSFRAAAASFQVPSQNLLYADADGNIGYQAPGAVPIRASEDGTMPVPGWTSRYGWVGSIPYDELPSVLNPPRGYIVTANNAAVGPEFPQLITQDWDAGYRANQINVRLERLLSAEKKVTTAEMTAIQADTYDANAATLAPLIIAIGNRADPASGVANAARLLTGWDYGDDADSAAAAYFAVFWKNLLADAFGRKLPGSTPPEGGDRWFQVVQTLIAEPGSEWWTDSTLGVAGRDNMIEHVANAAWKEATQRLGGDPSSWRWGSLHTLELTNASFGTSGIAPVKWLFNRGPYRVGGGSSIVNATGWDASAGYEVSHVPSMRMVIDLADFDRSTWVNLTGASGHAFDPHYADQAALWARGQTRPWPFTPAASRDAATQTLRLTP; encoded by the coding sequence GTGAACGCATACCTCGCCGGGCACCGGGGGGCGGAGATCTCCCTGGAGTACGCGGTGCTCGGTCTGCAAAACCCCGGATACTCCCCCGCGAAGTGGACACCGGCCGACTCGGTCGCCTGGCTGAAAGCGATGGCGTGGGACCTCCGCTCCAACCTCGAAGACGAAATCGACCGGGCGCTGCTCTCGACGACGCTGACGGCCCAGCAGGTCGCCGAACTGCACCCGGGGTACGACTACGCCGCGCATCCCACGATCACGGAGCTGGGCAGCGGGGCGGCGGAGCCCGGGGCCGGAGGCGCTCCGGGCACGGTGAGAGCGGGCGGCGCCGGTGGGAACGAGACCGACAGGAACAGGGCCGACGGGAGAACCCGGTCGGCGACGGACGGACAGGCGGGCACGCTGGCGACGGTGCCCGTCGCGGACTACCGCGACGGGCTGCAGCAGGTGGCGACGAGCCTTGCGGCGCTGCCGAAGCCGATGGGGCCCGCGGGCACGGACATCAGCTCGAACTCGTGGGTGGTGTCCGAAGACCACACGGCGACCGGCAAACCGCTGCTCGCGAACGACCCGCACCTCGGCGCCTCGATGCCGTCGGTCTGGTATCAGATCGGCTTGCGGTGCGCGAGGGTCACGGCAGAGTTCCCGTTCGCTGTCTCCGGGTTCGGGTTCTCCGGCTTCCCGGGCGTCGTCATCGGGCACAACGAGCGGATCGCGTGGGGGTTCACGAACCTCGGGCCGGATGTCGCCGATCTGTACGTGGAGAGAGTCGACAGCAACACGAACACGTACGAGTACGATGGCGCCCAGATTCCGCTCACGATCCGCTCGGAGTACCAGCTGTCGCTACAGTGGACAGCGCTGACGCCGGGGCCAACTCCGAGCGCCATCTTTGCCTTCGACACCGCCCGCGACTGGCCGAGCTTCCGGGCCGCAGCGGCCTCGTTCCAGGTGCCGTCGCAGAACCTGCTCTACGCCGATGCGGACGGCAACATCGGCTATCAGGCTCCCGGCGCCGTTCCCATCCGTGCGAGCGAAGACGGCACGATGCCGGTTCCCGGCTGGACGAGCCGGTACGGGTGGGTGGGCAGCATCCCGTACGATGAGCTGCCGAGCGTGCTCAATCCGCCGCGCGGGTACATCGTCACCGCGAACAATGCGGCGGTGGGTCCCGAGTTCCCGCAGCTGATCACGCAAGACTGGGATGCCGGTTACCGCGCCAACCAGATCAACGTGCGCCTGGAGAGGCTGCTCTCCGCAGAGAAGAAGGTGACGACGGCGGAGATGACGGCGATCCAGGCGGACACCTACGATGCGAACGCCGCGACCCTGGCCCCGCTCATCATCGCGATCGGGAACCGAGCGGATCCGGCCTCGGGGGTGGCGAACGCTGCCCGGCTGCTGACCGGGTGGGACTACGGCGACGACGCCGACAGCGCGGCAGCCGCCTATTTCGCCGTCTTCTGGAAGAACCTGCTCGCGGACGCCTTCGGCAGGAAGCTTCCCGGCTCCACACCGCCGGAGGGCGGGGACCGCTGGTTCCAAGTGGTGCAGACGCTGATCGCAGAGCCCGGCTCGGAGTGGTGGACGGACAGTACGCTCGGCGTCGCCGGTCGCGACAACATGATCGAACACGTGGCGAACGCCGCTTGGAAGGAGGCGACCCAGCGGCTCGGCGGCGATCCGTCCTCGTGGCGCTGGGGCAGCCTGCACACCCTGGAGCTCACGAACGCGAGCTTCGGGACGTCCGGGATCGCCCCGGTCAAGTGGCTGTTCAACCGCGGGCCGTACCGTGTCGGCGGCGGCTCCAGCATTGTGAACGCGACCGGCTGGGATGCATCCGCCGGCTACGAAGTGAGCCACGTCCCGTCCATGCGGATGGTGATCGACCTCGCGGACTTCGATCGGAGCACCTGGGTCAACCTCACCGGAGCGTCCGGCCACGCTTTCGACCCGCACTACGCCGATCAGGCCGCTCTGTGGGCTCGCGGCCAGACCCGGCCCTGGCCGTTCACTCCGGCCGCGTCCCGCGATGCCGCCACGCAGACCCTCCGCCTCACGCCCTGA
- the dapC gene encoding succinyldiaminopimelate transaminase has protein sequence MALHELPDYPWDLMAPYAARAREHADGLVDLSIGSPVDATPALIRDALAAATDAHAYPQTAGTLALREAIVAWFERRRAVPGLSAENVLPTIGSKELVALLPFFLGLGHGDAVVHPRAAYPTYAIGAAIAGAAAVASDDPAEWPESTRLVWLNSPGNPDGHVLSVDQLRAAVVRARELGAYLASDECYAELGWEPPWDAQRVPSVLDPRVTGEDRRGVLAVYSLSKQSNLAGYRAAFVAGCPALVARLTTVRKHAGLMLPAPLQAAMVAALGDDEHVAAQRARYAARRAQLKPALEAAGFRVDRSEGGLYLWATEGRDAWETIGRLAGLGVLGGPGHFYGDHYPQHVRLSLTATDERIADAAARLRAFGYSL, from the coding sequence GTGGCGCTGCACGAGCTTCCGGACTATCCCTGGGACCTCATGGCACCGTACGCCGCCCGAGCGCGCGAACACGCAGACGGTCTCGTCGACCTCTCCATCGGCTCCCCGGTGGACGCCACGCCCGCGCTGATCCGCGATGCGCTCGCTGCGGCGACCGATGCGCACGCCTATCCGCAGACGGCCGGGACACTGGCCCTCCGCGAGGCTATCGTCGCCTGGTTCGAGCGCCGCCGCGCCGTCCCCGGGCTCAGCGCCGAGAACGTCCTGCCGACCATCGGCTCGAAGGAACTCGTCGCCTTGCTGCCGTTCTTCCTCGGGCTCGGCCACGGGGATGCCGTGGTACACCCGCGCGCGGCCTACCCTACCTACGCGATCGGCGCCGCGATCGCCGGAGCCGCCGCTGTGGCGAGCGACGACCCGGCCGAGTGGCCGGAGAGTACCCGGCTCGTCTGGCTCAACAGCCCCGGAAACCCCGACGGGCACGTCCTGTCCGTGGACCAGCTGCGTGCTGCCGTCGTGCGCGCCCGGGAGCTCGGCGCGTATCTGGCGAGCGACGAGTGCTACGCCGAGCTGGGCTGGGAGCCGCCGTGGGATGCGCAGCGTGTCCCGAGCGTCCTGGACCCGCGGGTGACCGGCGAGGACCGCCGCGGCGTCCTCGCCGTCTACTCGCTCAGCAAGCAGTCGAATCTCGCCGGCTACCGAGCCGCGTTCGTGGCGGGCTGTCCCGCCCTGGTCGCTCGCCTCACCACCGTGCGGAAGCACGCCGGTCTCATGCTGCCCGCTCCGTTGCAAGCCGCGATGGTGGCCGCTCTGGGCGACGACGAGCATGTGGCCGCACAGCGCGCCCGCTACGCCGCCCGTCGCGCGCAGCTGAAGCCCGCGCTGGAGGCGGCCGGTTTCCGCGTCGATCGCAGCGAGGGCGGCCTGTACCTCTGGGCCACCGAGGGCCGCGACGCCTGGGAGACCATCGGCCGGCTCGCCGGCCTCGGCGTCCTGGGCGGACCGGGGCACTTCTACGGCGACCACTACCCGCAGCATGTGCGTCTCTCGCTCACCGCGACAGACGAGCGGATCGCGGACGCAGCCGCACGGCTGCGGGCCTTTGGATACTCCCTCTAA
- the efeO gene encoding iron uptake system protein EfeO, whose protein sequence is MPRLRPRSTIAGALAGTAALAFALTGCVPNNPGGGSAGTTGAAIPVTLHDEKNTVGTATARSGPVTFQVTNKGTDVNEFEVLASDKLRIAGEKDNIGPGTTVNYVVQLTEGRYFTACKKGMVGSPTSLAAFSVTKGSGDAKAAGETKQIQQAVTNYTGYVKDQAGQLLSATQTFAAAYEAGDDTAARAQYPAARQHYERIEPTAEQFGDIDPALDLREADLEQGQSWTGWHRIEKDLWAPAGHVPSNAADRKRLGDRLVSDTQRLYDLVYAKGFSLTLDQISNGASSLMEEVAGSKITGEEETFSHSDLWDFAANVEGAQVAYETVRDVLVEKGDAGKAMAKKLDAEFAAIGKLLSRYASGEGYASYTQLSTAQVKELSDKVNALSEPLSQLTSILVKSRR, encoded by the coding sequence ATGCCCCGTCTCCGCCCGCGCAGCACGATCGCCGGCGCTCTCGCCGGAACCGCCGCCCTCGCGTTCGCCCTCACCGGCTGTGTGCCGAACAACCCCGGCGGAGGCAGCGCTGGAACGACCGGCGCGGCCATCCCGGTCACTCTCCACGACGAGAAAAACACGGTCGGCACGGCGACCGCCCGCTCCGGACCCGTCACGTTCCAGGTGACGAACAAGGGCACCGACGTGAACGAGTTCGAGGTGCTCGCTTCGGACAAGCTGCGCATCGCGGGTGAGAAGGATAACATCGGCCCCGGCACGACGGTGAACTACGTCGTCCAACTCACCGAGGGCCGATACTTCACCGCGTGCAAGAAGGGGATGGTCGGCAGCCCGACCTCTCTCGCCGCGTTCTCCGTCACGAAGGGCTCCGGCGACGCTAAGGCCGCCGGCGAGACGAAACAGATCCAGCAGGCAGTCACGAACTACACAGGCTATGTGAAGGACCAAGCCGGCCAGCTGCTGAGCGCCACGCAGACCTTCGCGGCCGCTTACGAGGCGGGCGACGACACCGCAGCCCGCGCGCAGTACCCGGCGGCGCGCCAGCACTACGAGCGCATCGAGCCGACCGCCGAGCAGTTCGGCGACATCGACCCCGCGCTCGACCTCCGCGAGGCCGACCTGGAGCAGGGCCAGAGCTGGACCGGCTGGCACCGCATCGAGAAGGATCTGTGGGCTCCCGCCGGGCACGTCCCGTCTAACGCGGCCGATCGCAAGCGACTCGGCGACCGGCTCGTCTCGGATACCCAGCGGCTGTACGACCTCGTCTACGCGAAAGGCTTCTCCCTCACCCTCGACCAGATCTCCAACGGAGCCTCCAGCCTGATGGAAGAGGTCGCGGGAAGCAAGATCACCGGTGAGGAGGAGACATTCTCTCACAGCGACCTCTGGGACTTCGCAGCGAACGTCGAAGGCGCGCAAGTCGCCTACGAGACAGTCCGCGACGTCCTGGTGGAGAAGGGCGACGCTGGCAAAGCGATGGCGAAGAAGCTCGACGCCGAGTTCGCCGCCATCGGCAAGCTGCTGAGCCGGTACGCCTCCGGCGAGGGCTACGCGAGCTACACGCAGCTGAGCACCGCGCAGGTGAAAGAGCTGTCCGACAAGGTGAACGCGCTCAGCGAGCCGCTCAGCCAGCTCACCTCGATCCTCGTCAAGAGCCGGCGGTAG
- a CDS encoding histidine phosphatase family protein, with the protein MLHYLYLVRHGEQQDAEHGLPDGPLSPRGKRQAQLIADRLSGVPFTGMYHSPLARAAETAAIIGERMPALAPEPSSLLFDCIPSGPTPDMPKAFESFFGSVTEAEIEAGSAQMEDAVHEFLTPALGDRHDLLVTHNFVIGWFVRHVFDAPSWRWLGLNQANCGLTVIRVRSAKPPVLVVHNDLGHLPVELRTGLPDLQSV; encoded by the coding sequence GTGCTTCACTACCTCTACCTCGTGCGTCATGGTGAGCAGCAGGACGCCGAACACGGTCTGCCCGACGGTCCGCTCTCTCCGCGCGGAAAGCGTCAGGCGCAGCTCATCGCGGACCGGCTGAGCGGTGTGCCCTTCACGGGCATGTACCACTCGCCGCTCGCGCGCGCCGCCGAGACCGCCGCGATCATCGGTGAGCGGATGCCGGCCCTCGCCCCCGAGCCCTCCAGCCTGCTGTTCGACTGCATTCCCTCGGGACCGACCCCGGACATGCCGAAGGCGTTCGAATCGTTCTTCGGTTCGGTGACCGAAGCTGAGATCGAGGCCGGCAGCGCCCAGATGGAGGACGCGGTTCACGAGTTCCTCACACCGGCGCTGGGGGACAGGCACGATCTGCTGGTGACCCACAACTTCGTCATCGGCTGGTTCGTCCGCCATGTCTTCGATGCCCCGTCCTGGCGCTGGCTCGGCCTCAACCAGGCCAATTGCGGCCTCACGGTCATCCGCGTCCGCTCGGCGAAGCCCCCGGTCCTCGTCGTCCACAACGACCTCGGCCACCTCCCCGTCGAACTCCGCACCGGCCTTCCCGACCTCCAATCCGTCTGA
- the efeU gene encoding iron uptake transporter permease EfeU, producing MIANYLIGLREGLEMALIVTILVAYAAKTRHTGILPKLWLGVGVALVVPLGIGALLTWGPYGLSFEAQEAVGGALSLAAVGFVTWMILWMGKTAHSLTATLENRLDAALVGAGWGVVALAMLSVGREGVETALFVWATVASVGGGWEPIVGATLGLISAAVVGFLLYRGMVRINLGSFFAWTGAFLVVVAGGVLAYGLGDLQEAGILPGANIHAYDISGIVPASSWYGTALAGIVNFTPSPTWLQVVAWAGYIVVVSFLFLRQRRASRRTAPVKPQETAVAQHDPVTS from the coding sequence GTGATCGCGAACTACTTGATCGGCCTCCGCGAAGGTCTCGAAATGGCGCTCATCGTCACCATCCTCGTTGCGTACGCGGCGAAGACACGCCACACCGGCATCCTCCCGAAGCTGTGGCTCGGGGTCGGCGTCGCCCTGGTCGTCCCGCTCGGGATCGGCGCGCTGCTCACCTGGGGGCCATACGGGCTGAGCTTCGAGGCGCAGGAGGCCGTCGGCGGCGCCCTGTCGCTCGCCGCGGTGGGCTTCGTCACCTGGATGATCCTCTGGATGGGCAAAACAGCCCACTCGCTGACCGCCACCCTGGAGAACCGCCTGGACGCGGCGCTCGTCGGCGCGGGCTGGGGCGTGGTCGCGCTCGCCATGCTGAGCGTCGGGCGCGAGGGCGTCGAAACCGCCCTGTTCGTGTGGGCCACCGTCGCCAGCGTCGGCGGCGGCTGGGAGCCGATCGTCGGCGCGACACTCGGGCTGATCAGCGCTGCGGTCGTCGGATTCCTGCTCTACCGCGGGATGGTGCGGATCAACCTAGGATCGTTCTTCGCCTGGACCGGCGCTTTTCTGGTGGTCGTCGCCGGTGGCGTTCTCGCCTACGGCCTCGGCGACCTGCAGGAAGCGGGCATCCTCCCGGGAGCCAACATCCACGCCTACGACATCAGCGGAATCGTCCCCGCGTCCAGTTGGTACGGCACCGCGCTCGCCGGCATCGTGAACTTCACCCCGTCCCCCACCTGGCTGCAGGTCGTCGCGTGGGCCGGTTACATCGTCGTGGTCTCGTTCCTCTTCCTCCGGCAGCGCCGCGCCTCACGCCGCACTGCCCCCGTGAAACCGCAGGAGACAGCGGTCGCGCAGCACGACCCCGTCACCTCCTGA
- a CDS encoding TetR/AcrR family transcriptional regulator, with protein MIVSARATIRPPAPSKVKILATADELFYQEGIHTVGVDRIIAGAKVTKATFYKHFRSKDLLIIAYVEGRDRQGREWFARHERERSNPRDIAWALVDSITAEAIRPEFRGDPFINAAAQFADKSHPVRIAVTAHRDWYAKRIEELFREIGHAHPGDAADDLILACDGAMAGGYVGDPIAAGAALHRTLERILPEA; from the coding sequence ATGATCGTAAGCGCCCGAGCGACCATCCGGCCTCCCGCGCCGTCGAAGGTCAAAATCCTCGCAACAGCGGATGAGCTTTTCTATCAGGAAGGCATCCACACCGTCGGAGTGGACCGCATCATCGCCGGCGCGAAAGTGACGAAGGCGACGTTCTACAAGCACTTCCGGTCGAAGGACCTCCTCATCATCGCGTACGTCGAAGGACGCGATCGCCAAGGACGAGAGTGGTTCGCCCGGCACGAGCGGGAGCGGTCCAACCCGCGCGACATCGCCTGGGCCCTCGTCGACTCGATCACCGCAGAGGCGATCCGCCCGGAGTTCCGCGGCGACCCCTTCATCAACGCGGCCGCGCAGTTCGCCGACAAAAGCCATCCGGTGCGCATCGCCGTGACCGCCCACCGAGACTGGTACGCGAAGCGGATCGAAGAGCTGTTCCGCGAGATCGGGCACGCACACCCCGGAGACGCCGCCGACGATCTGATCCTGGCGTGTGACGGGGCGATGGCGGGTGGCTACGTCGGTGACCCGATCGCCGCGGGCGCCGCCCTGCACCGGACGCTGGAACGGATTCTCCCGGAGGCCTGA
- a CDS encoding citrate synthase translates to MPTASLTYPGGVAEFPMLPSSQGPGSIDLSSFTRQTGLTSLDYGFVNTAATRSSITYIDGDAGILRYRGYPIEQLAGNSTFLEVAWLLIHGELPSASELADFDARIRRHTLLHEDLRRFFSALPHDAHPMSVLSSAVSALSTFYQDSLSVHDPEQVELSTVRLLAKLPVIAAYAHKKSIGQAFLYPDNSLSFVDNFLRLNFGTLAEPYEVDPVLSRALERLLILHEDHEQNASTSTVRLVGSTQANLFASVSAGINALYGPLHGGANEAVLQMLAGIRDSGEGVQKFVERVKNKESGVKLMGFGHRVYKNFDPRARLVKQSADEVLSALGVHDPLLDIAKELEEVALADQYFIDRKLYPNVDFYTGVIYKAMGFPTRMFTVLFAIGRLPGWIAHWREMMLDPGTKIGRPQQLYVGSPERSWPSSR, encoded by the coding sequence ATGCCGACCGCGTCCCTGACCTACCCGGGCGGTGTGGCCGAGTTCCCGATGCTGCCGAGCAGTCAGGGACCCGGCAGCATCGACCTCTCCAGCTTCACCCGCCAGACCGGGCTGACCAGTCTGGACTACGGCTTTGTCAACACCGCCGCCACTCGCTCCTCGATCACTTACATCGACGGCGACGCCGGGATTCTGCGCTACCGCGGTTACCCGATCGAGCAGCTGGCCGGGAACTCCACCTTCCTCGAGGTGGCTTGGTTGCTCATCCACGGTGAGCTGCCCAGTGCCTCGGAGCTCGCGGACTTCGACGCGCGCATCCGTCGTCACACGCTCCTCCACGAGGATCTGCGCCGCTTCTTCAGCGCGCTCCCGCACGACGCGCACCCGATGTCGGTGCTCTCCAGCGCGGTCTCCGCGCTGTCGACCTTCTACCAGGACTCGCTGAGCGTCCACGACCCGGAGCAGGTGGAGCTCTCCACCGTCCGCCTCCTGGCGAAATTGCCGGTCATCGCGGCCTACGCCCACAAGAAGAGCATTGGTCAGGCGTTCCTCTACCCGGACAATTCGCTGAGCTTCGTGGACAACTTCCTCCGCCTCAACTTCGGTACGCTGGCCGAGCCGTACGAGGTGGACCCGGTGCTCTCCCGTGCGCTGGAGCGTCTGCTCATCCTGCACGAGGACCACGAGCAGAACGCCTCCACGTCGACGGTCCGCCTCGTCGGCTCGACCCAGGCCAATCTGTTCGCCTCGGTCTCCGCCGGCATCAACGCCCTCTACGGTCCGCTTCACGGCGGCGCCAATGAGGCTGTGCTGCAGATGCTCGCCGGCATCCGCGACTCGGGCGAGGGCGTTCAGAAGTTCGTCGAGCGTGTCAAGAACAAGGAGTCCGGCGTCAAGCTCATGGGCTTCGGCCACCGCGTCTACAAGAACTTCGACCCCCGGGCCAGGCTCGTCAAGCAGTCCGCGGACGAGGTTCTCTCCGCTCTGGGCGTCCACGACCCGCTTCTCGACATCGCCAAGGAGCTCGAGGAAGTCGCTCTCGCCGACCAGTATTTCATAGACCGCAAGCTCTACCCGAATGTGGACTTCTACACCGGCGTCATCTACAAGGCGATGGGCTTCCCGACTCGGATGTTCACGGTGCTCTTCGCCATCGGCCGCCTCCCCGGCTGGATCGCCCACTGGCGTGAGATGATGCTCGACCCGGGCACCAAGATCGGCCGCCCCCAGCAGCTTTACGTGGGTTCCCCCGAACGCAGCTGGCCGTCCTCCCGCTGA
- a CDS encoding M16 family metallopeptidase: protein MNSAVDLSFGSADLTFASSGDALVRRTILPSGVRILSEQVPGARSATLGYWVAVGSRDEQEHVPGSLGSTHFLEHLLFKGTRSRSALDIAVAFDSVGGEHNAMTAKEYTCYYAKVQDRDLDMAVEVIGDMLTSSALDPAEFENERAVILEELSMTEDDPSEVANERLFSAVLGDHPLGRPIGGRPESIRAASRDAVWNHYRANYRPQDLVVTAAGAVDHDQLVAGVQRALDAAGWDLAAAARPVARRATVPAAIQRAAAVVTVERPTEQVNLLVGVPGIVASDERRTAMSVLSSVLGGGTSSRLFQEIREKRGLAYAVYSFSASYSDAGVFGLYAGCAPAKARQVAELVLDELRRLADGGVTSEELSRTVGQLSGGTALALEDSDTRMSRLGRAEISLGEFADLDESLRRLRLVTAGDVRDLACDLVGREFSVSAVGNVTDDTFAGLVS, encoded by the coding sequence ATGAACAGCGCAGTTGACCTCTCGTTCGGTTCGGCCGATCTCACCTTCGCCTCTTCCGGCGACGCGCTGGTCCGACGGACGATTCTGCCGAGCGGCGTCCGCATCCTCAGCGAGCAGGTTCCCGGGGCCAGGAGTGCGACGCTCGGCTATTGGGTCGCGGTCGGCTCGCGCGACGAGCAAGAGCATGTCCCCGGCAGTCTCGGCTCCACGCACTTCCTCGAGCATCTGCTGTTCAAGGGCACCAGATCGCGCTCGGCGCTCGACATCGCCGTCGCCTTCGACTCCGTCGGCGGCGAGCACAACGCGATGACCGCGAAGGAGTACACCTGCTACTACGCCAAGGTGCAGGACAGGGACCTCGACATGGCCGTCGAGGTCATCGGCGACATGCTCACCTCCTCGGCGCTCGATCCGGCGGAGTTCGAGAACGAGCGGGCGGTGATCCTGGAAGAGCTGTCGATGACCGAGGATGACCCAAGCGAGGTGGCCAACGAACGGCTGTTCTCCGCGGTTCTCGGCGATCATCCGCTCGGCCGGCCGATCGGCGGGCGCCCGGAGAGCATCAGGGCCGCCTCCCGCGACGCCGTCTGGAACCACTACCGCGCGAACTATCGCCCCCAGGATCTCGTCGTCACCGCCGCGGGCGCGGTCGATCACGATCAGCTCGTCGCCGGCGTCCAGCGCGCGCTCGACGCCGCGGGCTGGGACCTCGCCGCAGCGGCGAGACCGGTCGCCCGCCGCGCCACCGTGCCGGCCGCCATCCAGCGGGCCGCCGCTGTGGTCACGGTCGAACGTCCCACCGAGCAGGTCAACCTGCTCGTCGGCGTCCCCGGCATCGTTGCGTCGGATGAGCGGCGAACCGCCATGAGCGTCCTCAGCTCCGTCCTCGGCGGCGGGACGTCCAGCCGCCTCTTCCAGGAGATCCGCGAGAAGCGCGGCCTCGCCTACGCTGTCTACTCCTTCTCCGCCTCTTACTCCGATGCCGGGGTTTTCGGGCTCTACGCGGGCTGCGCGCCGGCCAAGGCCCGGCAAGTTGCCGAGCTCGTTCTCGACGAGTTGCGCCGTCTCGCTGATGGCGGCGTCACGTCCGAGGAACTGAGCCGCACCGTCGGCCAGCTCTCCGGCGGCACCGCCCTCGCCCTGGAGGATTCCGACACCCGGATGTCGCGTCTCGGACGCGCCGAGATCAGCCTGGGCGAGTTCGCCGACCTGGACGAGAGCCTCCGCAGGCTGCGTCTCGTCACCGCCGGCGATGTGCGCGACCTCGCCTGCGACCTCGTTGGCCGGGAGTTCTCCGTCTCGGCTGTCGGGAATGTGACCGATGACACCTTCGCCGGACTCGTCTCCTGA